One window of the Benincasa hispida cultivar B227 chromosome 3, ASM972705v1, whole genome shotgun sequence genome contains the following:
- the LOC120074537 gene encoding tubulin alpha chain-like, translated as MRECISVHIGQAGIQVGNACWELYCLEHGIQPDGQMPSDKTVGGGDDAFNTFFSETGAGKHVPRAVFVDLEPTVIDEVRTGTYRQLFHPEQLISGKEDAANNFARGHYTIGKEIVDLCLDRIRKLADNCTGLQGFLVFNAVGGGTGSGLGSLLLERLSVDYGKKSKLGFTVYPSPQVSTSVVEPYNSVLSTHSLLEHTDVAVLLDNEAIYDICRRSLDIDRPTYQNLNRLISQVISSLTASLRFDGALNVDVTEFQTNLVPYPRIHFMLSSYAPVISAEKAYHEQLSVAEITNSAFEPSSMMAKCDPRHGKYMACCLMYRGDVVPKDVNAAVATIKTKRTIQFVDWCPTGFKCGINYQPPTVVPGGDLAKVQRAVCMISNSTSVAEVFSRIDHKFDLMYAKRAFVHWYVGEGMEEGEFSEAREDLAALEKDYEEVGAEAGDDEDEEGEDY; from the exons ATGAGAGAGTGCATTTCCGTCCACATTGGTCAGGCCGGTATTCAGGTCGGCAATGCCTGCTGGGAACTTTACTGCTTGGAGCATGGCATTCAG CCCGATGGACAGATGCCTAGTGACAAGACAGTGGGTGGGGGTGATGACGCCTTCAACACCTTCTTCAGTGAGACTGGTGCTGGAAAGCATGTACCTCGAGCTGTTTTTGTAGATCTTGAGCCAACAGTCATTGACGAAGTTAGGACAGGGACGTACCGCCAGCTCTTCCATCCTGAACAACTCATTAGTGGCAAGGAAGATGCAGCAAACAATTTTGCTCGTGGCCACTATACCA TTGGTAAAGAGATTGTTGATCTCTGCTTGGATCGTATCAGAAAGCTTGCCGACAACTGTACTGGTCTTCAAGGTTTCCTCGTTTTCAATGCTGTGGGTGGAGGAACGGGTTCTGGTCTTGGATCCCTTCTGCTGGAACGACTTTCCGTGGACTATGGAAAGAAATCCAAGCTTGGATTTACTGTCTATCCCTCACCGCAGGTGTCAACATCTGTAGTTGAGCCTTACAATAGTGTCCTTTCAACCCATTCGCTTTTGGAGCACACCGATGTTGCAGTGCTTCTTGATAATGAAGCTATTTATGATATCTGTAGGCGCTCCCTCGACATTGATCGCCCTACCTACCAGAACCTCAACCGCTTGATTTCTCAG GTGATATCATCTCTGACAGCATCTCTGAGGTTTGATGGTGCACTGAACGTGGATGTTACTGAGTTTCAGACAAATCTGGTGCCATACCCTAGGATTCACTTCATGCTTTCATCATATGCTCCAGTGATTTCAGCGGAGAAGGCGTACCATGAGCAACTCTCTGTTGCAGAGATCACGAACAGTGCATTTGAGCCCTCATCCATGATGGCCAAGTGTGACCCCCGCCATGGAAAATACATGGCGTGCTGTTTGATGTACAGAGGAGATGTGGTTCCAAAGGATGTCAACGCTGCAGTGGCTACCATAAAAACCAAACGAACCATCCAATTTGTTGATTGGTGCCCAACAGGATTCAAGTGCGGTATCAACTACCAGCCACCTACTGTTGTACCAGGCGGGGATTTGGCTAAGGTTCAGAGAGCTGTATGCATGATCTCCAACTCCACGAGTGTTGCAGAGGTCTTCTCCCGCATTGACCACAAATTTGATCTCATGTATGCAAAGAGGGCTTTTGTGCATTGGTACGTGGGTGAGGGTATGGAAGAAGGTGAGTTCTCTGAGGCCAGGGAGGACCTTGCTGCGTTGGAGAAGGACTATGAGGAGGTCGGTGCTGAGGCCggtgatgatgaagatgaagaggggGAAGACTATTAA